Proteins co-encoded in one Actinomadura luteofluorescens genomic window:
- the modB gene encoding molybdate ABC transporter permease subunit: MTRPRRASREAREADRLPGRPPWVLLAPALLGLAFLVLPLLGLLVRAPWSTLGTRLLQAQVLEALRLSLLTATLATGLCLLLGVPLAWTLARVRFPAARLVRALVTVPLVLPPVVGGVALLLVLGRRGLVGGWLDRAFGLTFPFTTAGVVLAEAFVAMPFLVISVEGALRAADLRYEEAAATLGAGRWTIFRRVTLPLVAPGVAAGSILCWARALGEFGATITFAGNFPGRTQTMPLAVYLALETDPQAAIVLSLVLLAVSVAVLAVLRDRWVGGAR; the protein is encoded by the coding sequence GTGACGCGACCGCGGAGGGCGTCCCGGGAGGCGCGGGAGGCGGACCGGCTGCCGGGCCGGCCGCCGTGGGTGCTGCTCGCGCCCGCGCTGCTCGGGCTCGCCTTCCTGGTGCTGCCGCTGCTCGGCCTGCTCGTCAGGGCGCCGTGGTCGACGCTCGGCACCCGCCTCCTGCAGGCGCAGGTCCTGGAGGCGCTCCGGCTCTCGCTGCTCACCGCCACCCTCGCCACCGGCCTGTGCCTGCTGCTCGGCGTCCCCCTCGCCTGGACGCTCGCCCGGGTCCGGTTCCCCGCCGCCCGGCTCGTCCGGGCCCTGGTGACCGTTCCGCTGGTGCTGCCGCCGGTGGTCGGCGGCGTCGCCCTGCTGCTGGTGCTCGGACGGCGCGGGCTGGTCGGCGGCTGGCTGGACCGCGCCTTCGGCCTCACGTTCCCGTTCACCACCGCCGGCGTCGTGCTCGCCGAGGCGTTCGTCGCGATGCCGTTCCTGGTGATCAGCGTGGAGGGCGCGCTGCGCGCCGCCGACCTGCGCTACGAGGAGGCCGCCGCCACCCTCGGCGCCGGCCGCTGGACGATCTTCCGGCGGGTCACGCTGCCGCTGGTCGCGCCGGGCGTCGCGGCCGGGTCGATCCTGTGCTGGGCGCGGGCGCTCGGCGAGTTCGGGGCGACGATCACCTTCGCGGGCAACTTCCCCGGCCGGACGCAGACGATGCCGCTCGCGGTGTACCTGGCGCTGGAGACCGACCCGCAGGCGGCGATCGTGCTCAGCCTCGTCCTGCTCGCCGTCTCGGTCGCCGTCCTCGCCGTGCTCCGGGACCGCTGGGTGGGCGGCGCGCGATGA
- a CDS encoding TOBE domain-containing protein: MTTFRISEAAALLGVSADTVRRWVDGGRLPASRDEHGHRRVPGAELAAFVRDQARGNGSSDQAERFSSARNRMRGIVTEVLRDGVMAQVEIQAGPFRVVSLMSREAADDLGLEPGVVADAVVKSTNVVVEVPDQG; encoded by the coding sequence GTGACGACGTTCAGGATCAGCGAGGCCGCCGCCCTTCTCGGCGTCAGCGCCGACACCGTCCGCCGGTGGGTGGACGGCGGCAGGCTCCCGGCGTCCCGGGACGAGCACGGCCACCGGCGGGTGCCGGGCGCGGAGCTGGCCGCCTTCGTGCGGGACCAGGCGCGCGGCAACGGCTCGTCCGACCAGGCCGAACGCTTCTCCTCGGCGCGCAACCGGATGCGGGGGATCGTCACCGAGGTCCTCCGGGACGGGGTGATGGCGCAGGTCGAGATCCAGGCGGGGCCGTTCCGCGTCGTGTCGCTGATGAGCCGCGAGGCGGCCGACGACCTCGGCCTGGAGCCGGGCGTGGTCGCCGATGCCGTCGTCAAGTCCACGAACGTCGTCGTCGAAGTGCCGGACCAGGGCTGA
- the modA gene encoding molybdate ABC transporter substrate-binding protein: MFKRTAAVAALSLAVLAGCGDAGDSSGSGEPGGGKTLTVFAAASLTEAFTELGRTFEGAHPGVKVRFQFGGSSTLAQQITQGAPADVFAAASPATMKTVTDAGDASGRPQTFTRNRLVIAVPKGDPGKVAKVGDLGRRGLKVVLCAVQVPCGAAAETALAVAGVEVEPVSREKDVKAVLTKVGLGEADAGLVYRTDVKAAGGEVTGIEFPEAAKAINDYPIVEVAKAPQGALAGEFIRLVVGEQGRAVLSRAGFEGP, from the coding sequence GTGTTCAAGCGAACCGCGGCGGTGGCGGCGCTGTCGCTCGCCGTCCTGGCGGGCTGCGGCGACGCCGGCGACTCCTCCGGTTCGGGAGAGCCGGGCGGCGGCAAGACCCTCACGGTGTTCGCGGCGGCCTCGCTCACCGAGGCCTTCACCGAGCTCGGCAGGACGTTCGAGGGCGCGCATCCCGGCGTGAAGGTCAGGTTCCAGTTCGGCGGCAGTTCGACGCTGGCGCAGCAGATCACGCAGGGCGCCCCGGCGGACGTGTTCGCGGCCGCGAGCCCCGCCACGATGAAGACGGTGACCGACGCCGGGGACGCGTCGGGGCGGCCGCAGACCTTCACCCGCAACCGCCTGGTCATCGCCGTCCCGAAGGGGGACCCGGGCAAGGTCGCGAAGGTGGGCGACCTGGGCCGGCGGGGTTTGAAGGTCGTGCTGTGCGCGGTGCAGGTGCCGTGCGGCGCCGCGGCCGAGACCGCTCTGGCCGTCGCCGGGGTCGAGGTCGAGCCGGTGTCGCGGGAGAAGGACGTCAAGGCCGTCCTGACGAAGGTGGGCCTGGGGGAGGCCGACGCGGGGCTCGTCTACCGCACCGACGTGAAGGCGGCCGGCGGCGAGGTCACGGGCATCGAGTTCCCGGAGGCCGCGAAGGCGATCAACGACTACCCGATCGTCGAGGTCGCCAAGGCGCCGCAGGGCGCGCTCGCCGGGGAGTTCATCCGCCTGGTGGTCGGTGAGCAGGGCAGGGCGGTGCTGAGCCGGGCGGGCTTCGAGGGGCCGTGA